Proteins from a genomic interval of Anomalospiza imberbis isolate Cuckoo-Finch-1a 21T00152 chromosome 18, ASM3175350v1, whole genome shotgun sequence:
- the ANKRD13A gene encoding ankyrin repeat domain-containing protein 13A isoform X1, whose product MSSPGGASSAFPLHVLVWNNDYRRLDEELHEQDVDQRDPRGRTLLHLAVSLGYIESAKVLLQHKADVTKENAQGWTVLHEAVSTGDPEMVQLILQHRDYQQTSMTLGGVPELLQKINETPDFYVEMKWEFTSWVPLVSRVCPSDVCRIWKSRAKLRVDITLLGFENMSWERGRRTVIFKGEDTGGWAELIEINHDDKLVTTERFEISQHMKRLTLGSMTPKRKDVERRLTSPIISTCLDTKNIAFERTTSGFWVWRTEKSEGVNGYEAKVYMANNVNVITRIRTEHLTEEEKRRYKADRNPLESFLGTVEHECGAQSTSRTTEYAATNNPTAITLEEYFNPEFDLKGRDIGRPKEVTVRTQKFKATLWMSEEFPLSLMEQVTPIIDLMARTSAHFARLRDFITLEFPPGFPVKIEIPLFHVLNARITFENVNSCRTAERTSPGGAQSDAGANFEVDQSVFEIPKCYHIQDDGRNIHVQDEDNEIMQFAIQQSLLESGANHELGELSNGAVAYFPDFNMQYQKALQESFLARSGNSHSSSSSEASSFEKDLQLAMELSVREQEEQEKQRREREDAELQQVLQLSLVEK is encoded by the exons ATGAGCTCCCCTGGCGGGGCCAGCAGCGCCTTCCCCCTCCACGTCCTGGTGTGGAATAACGACTACAGGCGGCTGGACGAGGAGCTGCACGAGCAG GATGTTGACCAGCGGGATCCACGGGGCCGGACCTTGCTGCACTTGGCTGTTTCCTTGGGTTACATCGAATCTGCCAAGGTCCTCCTGCAGCACAAGGCCGATGTGACCAAGGAGAACGCGCAGGGATGGACGG TTTTGCATGAGGCTGTCAGCACAGGGGATCCAGAGATGGTCCAGCTGATCCTGCAGCATCGGGACTACCAGCAGACCTCCATGACCCTCGGAGGAGTTCCCGAGTTACTGCAGAAGATTAATGAG aCTCCTGACTTTTATGTGGAAATGAAATGGGAGTTCACTAGCTGGG TGCCCCTGGTTTCCAGGGTGTGCCCGAGCGACGTGTGCCGCATCTGGAAGAGCCGGGCCAAGCTGCGTGTGGACATCACCTTGCTGGGCTTTGAGAACATGagctgggagaggggcaggaggaCTGTCATCTTCAAGGGAGAAG ACACTGgtggctgggcagagctgatCGAGATCAACCACGATGACAAGTTGGTCACGACAGAGAGGTTTGAGATCTCCCAGCACATGAAGCGTTTGACTTTGGGATCGATGACGCCCAAGAGGAAAGATGTGGAGAGGCGCCTTACATCTCCAATCATCAGCACGTGCCTTGATACCAAAAACATTGCTTTTGAAAG AACCACGTCTGGATTCTGGGTATGGAGGACAGAAAAATCAGAAGGTGTCAATGGTTATGAAGCCAAG GTCTACATGGCAAACAACGTGAACGTGATCACACGGATCAGAACAGAACATTTaacagaagaggagaagaggagatATAAAG CTGATAGGAACCCTCTGGAATCATTCCTGGGGACAGTGGAGCATGAATGTGGTGCTCAG AGTACATCCAGGACTACAGAGTATGCTGCAACCAACAATCCCACTGCTATTACTCTGGAGGAATACTTCAACCCGGAATTTGATTTGAAAGGCAGAGACATAGGAAGACCAAAGGAAGTCACTGTTAGAACACAGAA ATTTAAAGCAACGTTATGGATGAGTGAAGAGTTCCCCTTGTCTCTTATGGAACAAGTCACTCCAATCATTGACCTGATGGCCAGAACCAGTGCTCATTTTGCCAGACTTAGGGATTTCATCACTCTGGAATTTCCACCAGGATTTCCTGTCAAAATTG AAATTCCCCTGTTTCACGTGCTGAATGCCCGAATTACTTTTGAAAATGTCAACAGCTGCAGGACAGCTGAGAGAACCTCTCCTGGAGGTGCACAGAGTGATGCAG GTGCTAATTTCGAGGTCGACCAGTCGGTGTTTGAGATCCCCAAATGCTACCACATCCAGGATGATGGCAGGAACATCCATGTGCAGGATGAGGATAATGAGATCATGCAGTTTGCCATCCAGCAGAGCTTGCTGGAATCTGGTGCAAATCAT GAATTGGGGGAGCTTTCAAATGGAGCAGTTGCATATTTCCCAGACTTCAACATGCAGTATCAGAA ggcactgcaggagagctTTCTGGCAAGATCAGGGaactcccacagcagcagctccagtgaaGCCTCCAGCTTTGAGAAGGACTTGCAGCTTGCCATGGAATTGTCTGTGCGGGAGCAGGAGGAACAGGAGAAGCAGCGTCGGGAAAGGGAAGATGCAGAGCTTCAGCAAGTTTTACAGCTCTCTCTTGTGGAAAAATAG
- the ANKRD13A gene encoding ankyrin repeat domain-containing protein 13A isoform X2, producing MCKDVDQRDPRGRTLLHLAVSLGYIESAKVLLQHKADVTKENAQGWTVLHEAVSTGDPEMVQLILQHRDYQQTSMTLGGVPELLQKINETPDFYVEMKWEFTSWVPLVSRVCPSDVCRIWKSRAKLRVDITLLGFENMSWERGRRTVIFKGEDTGGWAELIEINHDDKLVTTERFEISQHMKRLTLGSMTPKRKDVERRLTSPIISTCLDTKNIAFERTTSGFWVWRTEKSEGVNGYEAKVYMANNVNVITRIRTEHLTEEEKRRYKADRNPLESFLGTVEHECGAQSTSRTTEYAATNNPTAITLEEYFNPEFDLKGRDIGRPKEVTVRTQKFKATLWMSEEFPLSLMEQVTPIIDLMARTSAHFARLRDFITLEFPPGFPVKIEIPLFHVLNARITFENVNSCRTAERTSPGGAQSDAGANFEVDQSVFEIPKCYHIQDDGRNIHVQDEDNEIMQFAIQQSLLESGANHELGELSNGAVAYFPDFNMQYQKALQESFLARSGNSHSSSSSEASSFEKDLQLAMELSVREQEEQEKQRREREDAELQQVLQLSLVEK from the exons ATGTGTAAG GATGTTGACCAGCGGGATCCACGGGGCCGGACCTTGCTGCACTTGGCTGTTTCCTTGGGTTACATCGAATCTGCCAAGGTCCTCCTGCAGCACAAGGCCGATGTGACCAAGGAGAACGCGCAGGGATGGACGG TTTTGCATGAGGCTGTCAGCACAGGGGATCCAGAGATGGTCCAGCTGATCCTGCAGCATCGGGACTACCAGCAGACCTCCATGACCCTCGGAGGAGTTCCCGAGTTACTGCAGAAGATTAATGAG aCTCCTGACTTTTATGTGGAAATGAAATGGGAGTTCACTAGCTGGG TGCCCCTGGTTTCCAGGGTGTGCCCGAGCGACGTGTGCCGCATCTGGAAGAGCCGGGCCAAGCTGCGTGTGGACATCACCTTGCTGGGCTTTGAGAACATGagctgggagaggggcaggaggaCTGTCATCTTCAAGGGAGAAG ACACTGgtggctgggcagagctgatCGAGATCAACCACGATGACAAGTTGGTCACGACAGAGAGGTTTGAGATCTCCCAGCACATGAAGCGTTTGACTTTGGGATCGATGACGCCCAAGAGGAAAGATGTGGAGAGGCGCCTTACATCTCCAATCATCAGCACGTGCCTTGATACCAAAAACATTGCTTTTGAAAG AACCACGTCTGGATTCTGGGTATGGAGGACAGAAAAATCAGAAGGTGTCAATGGTTATGAAGCCAAG GTCTACATGGCAAACAACGTGAACGTGATCACACGGATCAGAACAGAACATTTaacagaagaggagaagaggagatATAAAG CTGATAGGAACCCTCTGGAATCATTCCTGGGGACAGTGGAGCATGAATGTGGTGCTCAG AGTACATCCAGGACTACAGAGTATGCTGCAACCAACAATCCCACTGCTATTACTCTGGAGGAATACTTCAACCCGGAATTTGATTTGAAAGGCAGAGACATAGGAAGACCAAAGGAAGTCACTGTTAGAACACAGAA ATTTAAAGCAACGTTATGGATGAGTGAAGAGTTCCCCTTGTCTCTTATGGAACAAGTCACTCCAATCATTGACCTGATGGCCAGAACCAGTGCTCATTTTGCCAGACTTAGGGATTTCATCACTCTGGAATTTCCACCAGGATTTCCTGTCAAAATTG AAATTCCCCTGTTTCACGTGCTGAATGCCCGAATTACTTTTGAAAATGTCAACAGCTGCAGGACAGCTGAGAGAACCTCTCCTGGAGGTGCACAGAGTGATGCAG GTGCTAATTTCGAGGTCGACCAGTCGGTGTTTGAGATCCCCAAATGCTACCACATCCAGGATGATGGCAGGAACATCCATGTGCAGGATGAGGATAATGAGATCATGCAGTTTGCCATCCAGCAGAGCTTGCTGGAATCTGGTGCAAATCAT GAATTGGGGGAGCTTTCAAATGGAGCAGTTGCATATTTCCCAGACTTCAACATGCAGTATCAGAA ggcactgcaggagagctTTCTGGCAAGATCAGGGaactcccacagcagcagctccagtgaaGCCTCCAGCTTTGAGAAGGACTTGCAGCTTGCCATGGAATTGTCTGTGCGGGAGCAGGAGGAACAGGAGAAGCAGCGTCGGGAAAGGGAAGATGCAGAGCTTCAGCAAGTTTTACAGCTCTCTCTTGTGGAAAAATAG